The Glycine soja cultivar W05 chromosome 6, ASM419377v2, whole genome shotgun sequence genome has a window encoding:
- the LOC114416795 gene encoding UBP1-associated protein 2C-like has product MDPTKKRKLDENGFNNNDSSDPLKLSPSEVRKLIERFTSDQLLDILQDAVARHLDVLAAVRAVADPDVSQRKLFIRGLGWDTTTDGLRSLFSTFGDLEEAVVILDKATGKSKGYGFVTFRHVDGALLALREPSKRIDGRVTVTQLAAAGNSASNVNPADVALRKIYVANVPPDLPADKLLAHFSVYGEIEEGPLGFDKQTGKSKGFALFVYKSPEGAQAALIDPVKTVEGRQLSCKLAITDGKQGKRVGPDSAQAHHGNVQHGHGDGVGAGMGMPPNAGSGPGQYGGPGQYGPPVGMGSYGGFGGQPPMGNHNHPLNSTNPVPGSLAGAGGYGGGMGGPYGGYGGGPGPGSTGFGGAGGMGGGGGGVGGGAGGGLGGAGGGSSMYRLPGSGGMPAGGTGGYPDSGHYGLSASSGYQNQHHPPSGTSPMPRVPPGSMYPNMPPYY; this is encoded by the coding sequence ATGGATCCAACCAAGAAGCGCAAGCTCGACGAGAACGGCTTCAACAACAACGACTCTTCCGACCCCCTCAAGCTCTCCCCCTCCGAAGTCCGCAAGCTCATCGAGCGCTTCACCTCCGACCAGCTCCTCGACATCCTCCAGGACGCGGTGGCGCGCCACCTCGACGTCCTTGCCGCCGTGCGCGCCGTCGCGGACCCTGACGTCTCCCAGCGCAAGCTCTTCATCCGCGGCCTCGGCTGGGACACCACCACCGACGGCCTCCGCTCGCTCTTCTCCACCTTCGGCGACCTCGAGGAGGCCGTTGTCATCCTCGACAAGGCCACTGGCAAGTCCAAGGGATACGGCTTCGTCACCTTCCGCCACGTCGACGGCGCGCTTCTCGCCCTCCGCGAGCCCAGCAAGCGCATCGACGGCCGCGTGACGGTCACGCAGCTCGCCGCCGCCGGGAACTCCGCGTCGAACGTCAACCCCGCTGACGTAGCTCTCCGTAAGATCTACGTCGCCAACGTGCCGCCGGACCTGCCCGCGGACAAGCTTCTCGCGCACTTCTCCGTGTACGGCGAAATCGAAGAAGGTCCGTTAGGGTTTGATAAACAAACAGGAAAGTCGAAAGGGTTtgctttatttgtttataagtcTCCCGAGGGTGCTCAGGCCGCATTGATAGATCCTGTGAAGACTGTGGAAGGGAGGCAGTTGAGTTGTAAGTTGGCGATTACTGATGGGAAGCAGGGAAAGCGGGTAGGGCCGGACTCGGCCCAGGCCCATCACGGGAATGTTCAGCACGGGCATGGAGATGGAGTGGGGGCGGGAATGGGGATGCCTCCTAATGCGGGGTCCGGGCCTGGGCAGTATGGTGGACCTGGACAGTATGGGCCCCCGGTTGGGATGGGTTCTTATGGTGGGTTTGGCGGACAGCCTCCGATGGGCAATCATAACCATCCTCTTAATTCGACGAATCCTGTGCCGGGTTCTTTGGCAGGTGCTGGTGGGTATGGTGGTGGGATGGGTGGGCCATATGGTGGGTACGGTGGTGGACCTGGACCGGGGTCGACTGGCTTTGGCGGTGCTGGTGGGATGGGAGGAGGTGGTGGAGGTGTTGGTGGTGGCGCTGGTGGCGGGCTTGGTGGTGCTGGTGGTGGTAGTTCTATGTATAGATTGCCGGGTTCGGGCGGAATGCCTGCTGGTGGTACTGGAGGGTATCCGGATAGTGGACACTATGGTTTATCAGCTTCCTCTGGGTACCAGAATCAGCATCACCCTCCTTCTGGAACTTCACCTATGCCTAGGGTTCCGCCTGGTTCGATGTATCCCAATATGCCCCCTTACTACTGA
- the LOC114416108 gene encoding uncharacterized protein LOC114416108 encodes MLDDVTYLHLPIVGDLHAFQPLRIDEAVLMLVELLMVSLEVAMAETRQCCGPYCWIYEYFSSVAECNTDPKYDKVPPHACRWIATKKTVKKIFTAMYRSRLDRLRIPDGPVAVRYRLERVMRQFYYVQSIPAHPDNSWVSFDDVDDSWTHYSDHLVAASEMCLVPGQCAVDYIDWFFNISHPFMIVTQTSDPPREPHIPQVPKAAATSTLVSSDVDEARHAMISEACHAIAKTLEHHLTLNEVTLGTSTHEVILKCLKIARGVTEDDNVYVRSRRRRRTNQQ; translated from the exons ATGTTGGACGATGTCACATATCTTCATCTACCAATCGTAGGTGACTTGCATGCATTCCAGCCTCTGCGCATCGACGAGGCGGTGCTGATGTTGGTTGAGTTACTGATGGTCTCACTAGAGGTAGCCATGGCCGAGACAAGACAGTGTTGTGGACCATAC TGTTGGATATATGAGTACTTTTCGTCAGTTGCGGAGTGCAACACTGATCCAAAGTACGACAAGGTGCCACCACATGCGTGTCGTTGGATTGCCACGAAGAAGACTGTCAAGAAGATATTTACAGCGATGTACAGGTCGCGTCTGGATCGTCTCAGGATTCCAGAT GGGCCCGTTGCTGTCAGGTACAGATTGGAGAGGGTTATGCGCCAGTTCTACTACGTCCAGAGCATTCCTGCACACCCTGACAATTCATGGGTGTCATTTGATGACGTAGACGATAGCTGGACGCACTACTCAGACCATCTTGTGGCAGCAAGTGAGATGTGTCTTGTGCCAGGTCAGTGTGCGGTCGACTACATCGATTGGTTCTTCAACATTTCGCATCCATTCATGATCGTGACACAAACATCAGATCCTCCGCGAGAGCCACATATCCCTCAGGTCCCAAAGGCAGCAGCAACATCGACACTTGTCAGTTCTGATGTGGACGAGGCTAGACATGCAATGATAAGT GAGGCTTGCCATGCGATCGCTAAGACGTTGGAGCATCATCTCACCCTAAATGAAGTCACGCTAGGCACATCGACACATGAGGTCATCCTAAAATGCCTCAAGATTGCCAGGGGTGTCACAGAAGACGACAATGTGTATGTGAGGTCTCGACGTAGGCGGCGCACAAATCAACAATAG